A part of Maridesulfovibrio hydrothermalis AM13 = DSM 14728 genomic DNA contains:
- a CDS encoding sugar phosphate isomerase/epimerase family protein, producing the protein MKPEFENCYVNLPLRYIYTTPEYLDFFIENSIQPELGLDCMGDECLSMDWLIAIKDRLEEAELKCTAHLPFLDLKPASLNPAIRNASIDTLCSAFELARIFSPQRMVMHPSLTSWLEEPLFERSYANCLEGLRRLCNTWPDHPPLCLENTFEYTPDPLVRLVKELDRENVGICFDLGHWYSFSKGSEHDDFDLWFDAFAPYIKHLHLHDNNGRKDQHLALGQGSMDWEHIVSRLSELNPMSTITLEPHSKDDFKVSYEYFKTKVAPRIY; encoded by the coding sequence GTGAAGCCTGAGTTTGAGAACTGCTATGTGAATCTGCCGTTACGCTATATTTACACAACTCCTGAGTATCTTGATTTTTTTATTGAAAATTCCATTCAGCCTGAACTTGGACTCGATTGTATGGGGGATGAATGTTTAAGCATGGACTGGTTGATAGCCATAAAGGACAGGCTTGAGGAGGCTGAGCTTAAATGTACCGCCCATTTACCTTTTCTTGATTTGAAGCCGGCCAGCCTTAATCCGGCTATAAGAAATGCTTCAATAGACACCCTTTGCAGTGCCTTTGAACTGGCCAGAATTTTTTCACCGCAGCGCATGGTCATGCATCCCTCTCTCACCTCGTGGCTTGAAGAACCTCTTTTTGAAAGATCATACGCCAACTGTCTGGAAGGACTTAGACGGCTCTGCAATACATGGCCCGATCACCCGCCACTTTGTCTTGAGAATACCTTTGAATATACCCCTGACCCGCTGGTTCGGCTGGTTAAGGAACTTGATCGTGAAAATGTAGGAATATGTTTTGATCTGGGCCATTGGTACTCCTTTTCCAAAGGTTCGGAGCATGATGATTTTGACCTCTGGTTTGATGCTTTTGCGCCGTATATAAAACACTTGCATCTGCATGATAATAACGGGCGGAAAGATCAGCATCTGGCTCTTGGTCAGGGAAGTATGGACTGGGAGCATATTGTTTCGCGGTTAAGTGAACTTAACCCCATGTCGACTATTACGCTTGAGCCTCACAGCAAAGACGACTTTAAAGTGAGTTATGAATATTTTAAGACTAAAGTAGCCCCCAGAATTTATTAG
- a CDS encoding TRAP transporter large permease → MISDPLMLAVVLVGGMVIFLLSGLWIGFSLYAAAICGMLACKMNLPPTISIWDKIGDLMANSIWNTMNSWPLSALPLFILMGEILYRTSISTRLLNGLVPWLSNIPGRLYHINVVACSLFAAVSGSSAATTATVGKITYNELSSRGYHKSLAIGSLAGSGTLGFLIPPSLIMIIYGILSDTSIGQLFIAGVIPGLTLAAAYSIYIMIRCTLSPELVPQEKESFTTAQRIESLKDLFPVFLLITVVLGGIYAGLTTPTEAAVIGVLGALIIAAWFKNLTFNNFKESLLSAAKTSGMICFIICGAAFLSQVVGFLGIATALSKFIGTLGLSPYMLILVLGLMYVLLGMILDGISIVVMTLPIVLPIVTAAGFDPLWFGIFVVFMVELSQVTPPVGFSIFVIQYITKDDVKDILKATFPFFVIMVLMVILVTVFPEIVFYLPEKMIAK, encoded by the coding sequence ATGATAAGTGATCCACTCATGCTTGCCGTTGTCCTTGTCGGGGGAATGGTTATTTTTCTACTCTCCGGTCTCTGGATTGGATTTTCACTTTATGCCGCGGCAATCTGCGGCATGCTGGCCTGTAAAATGAATCTGCCGCCGACCATTTCCATCTGGGACAAAATCGGCGACCTCATGGCCAACTCCATTTGGAACACGATGAACTCGTGGCCGCTTTCAGCGTTGCCGCTATTTATTCTCATGGGTGAGATTTTATACCGGACATCAATTTCCACCCGCCTCTTAAACGGTCTGGTGCCGTGGCTCTCCAATATTCCGGGCCGCCTTTACCATATCAACGTAGTTGCCTGCTCGCTGTTTGCAGCAGTATCCGGTTCCAGTGCAGCGACAACTGCCACTGTGGGTAAAATCACCTACAATGAACTTTCCAGCAGGGGATATCACAAGAGTCTTGCCATCGGCTCACTTGCAGGTTCCGGCACTCTCGGTTTTTTAATACCGCCCAGTCTGATCATGATCATCTATGGAATTCTGTCCGACACTTCCATTGGACAGCTTTTCATAGCCGGAGTTATTCCCGGCCTGACGCTGGCAGCAGCATACTCTATTTATATTATGATACGCTGTACCCTGTCGCCGGAGCTGGTCCCGCAGGAAAAGGAATCGTTCACCACTGCCCAGCGCATTGAATCTCTCAAAGATCTTTTTCCAGTATTCCTGCTCATCACTGTGGTTTTGGGCGGCATTTACGCAGGCCTGACAACACCCACTGAAGCCGCCGTTATCGGAGTGCTCGGAGCCTTGATCATTGCTGCATGGTTCAAGAATCTGACTTTCAACAACTTCAAAGAATCTCTGCTCTCGGCAGCTAAGACCAGTGGTATGATCTGCTTCATTATCTGCGGCGCTGCCTTTCTGTCACAGGTTGTCGGATTTCTGGGCATTGCTACGGCTCTAAGTAAATTCATAGGCACGCTCGGACTTTCTCCGTACATGCTGATTTTGGTACTGGGGCTGATGTACGTACTGCTGGGAATGATCCTGGACGGCATATCCATCGTGGTCATGACCCTGCCCATCGTGCTGCCTATCGTAACTGCAGCTGGATTTGATCCGCTCTGGTTCGGTATCTTTGTAGTTTTTATGGTGGAGCTTTCGCAGGTGACACCGCCTGTCGGCTTTTCCATATTCGTCATTCAGTACATCACCAAAGATGACGTTAAAGATATTCTGAAAGCTACGTTCCCGTTCTTTGTCATCATGGTTCTCATGGTCATTCTGGTTACCGTATTCCCGGAGATCGTTTTCTATCTTCCTGAAAAAATGATCGCTAAGTGA
- a CDS encoding TRAP transporter small permease subunit, producing the protein MRAIIKFIEGLSTGGAFLSALGMMFIVVLVVVEIFLRAVLKTSTLVSCEYGGYALVFLILTGLAYTMKEEGLIRINLLTIHFSEKGKRIADIISGIIGAAITTFALYYTTLMVYETWELEMTADTIAETPLWIPQLAIPIGMALLLLQIIAFIARRAIDDK; encoded by the coding sequence ATGCGAGCTATTATTAAGTTTATTGAGGGCCTCTCCACTGGAGGGGCCTTTCTTTCAGCCCTTGGAATGATGTTCATTGTAGTGCTGGTTGTAGTAGAAATATTCCTGCGCGCCGTACTAAAGACATCCACCCTTGTTTCCTGTGAATACGGGGGATATGCTCTGGTTTTTCTAATTCTGACCGGACTTGCCTACACTATGAAAGAGGAAGGACTGATCAGGATCAACCTGCTGACCATACATTTTTCAGAGAAAGGCAAGCGGATCGCCGATATCATCTCCGGTATAATCGGGGCGGCAATCACCACTTTTGCCCTCTACTACACCACCTTGATGGTCTACGAAACATGGGAACTTGAGATGACTGCGGATACCATTGCGGAAACACCTCTATGGATCCCGCAACTTGCCATTCCTATCGGCATGGCCCTTCTTCTACTTCAAATTATTGCCTTTATTGCCAGGAGAGCTATTGATGATAAGTGA
- the dctP gene encoding TRAP transporter substrate-binding protein DctP, translating into MLKWIVSALLMVLAFALSAQAADIKMDCNAIYSASNFHSQGAQLFANKVAEYTSGSVQISVHPGGSLGFKGPELLKTVKDGTIPMSDILMGGVAGSDQVFGISSMPLLADNYAQARKLYDTARPYYDKACRKWNQKLLYAAPWPPSGLFTQTPLKTAADFEGLKTRTYDKNGAELLRAAGASPMSLPWGELYSALQTGLVDSVLTSAVSGKDGKFWETLKYFTKINYAFPLNMVVINNDYWDALTPKQQKEVLKAAAEVEAYQWEESSKSNDESLKILAEKGITISEPSKEIIDMLSSDAVLMLENTMKKSKKDFKAAINAYKK; encoded by the coding sequence ATGTTAAAATGGATCGTTTCTGCATTGCTCATGGTTCTGGCTTTTGCTTTATCTGCTCAGGCTGCTGACATCAAAATGGACTGTAATGCCATTTACAGCGCATCCAATTTTCATTCTCAAGGCGCACAGCTTTTTGCAAATAAGGTCGCCGAGTACACCTCCGGTTCAGTACAAATTTCTGTCCACCCCGGCGGAAGCCTCGGTTTTAAAGGCCCTGAGCTGCTAAAGACCGTAAAGGACGGAACCATTCCTATGTCTGACATCCTCATGGGTGGTGTTGCCGGATCGGATCAAGTTTTCGGAATCAGCTCCATGCCTCTGCTCGCAGATAATTATGCGCAGGCCAGAAAACTCTACGATACTGCCCGTCCGTACTACGATAAAGCCTGTAGAAAATGGAATCAAAAGCTTTTATACGCCGCTCCATGGCCCCCAAGCGGACTTTTCACCCAGACACCCCTAAAAACAGCAGCTGATTTCGAAGGTCTCAAAACCCGTACCTATGATAAAAACGGTGCTGAACTGCTCAGAGCGGCAGGAGCAAGTCCCATGTCTCTGCCTTGGGGCGAGCTTTATTCTGCTCTCCAGACAGGTCTGGTTGACTCCGTACTGACCTCCGCTGTTTCCGGTAAAGATGGTAAATTCTGGGAAACTCTCAAATATTTTACTAAAATCAACTACGCTTTCCCTCTTAACATGGTCGTCATTAATAACGATTACTGGGATGCTCTCACCCCCAAACAGCAGAAAGAAGTGCTCAAAGCTGCGGCAGAAGTCGAAGCCTACCAGTGGGAAGAGTCCAGTAAAAGCAATGATGAATCTCTCAAGATTCTTGCTGAGAAGGGGATTACTATCTCTGAGCCTTCAAAAGAAATCATCGATATGCTTTCAAGCGATGCGGTTCTTATGCTTGAAAACACAATGAAAAAATCTAAAAAAGATTTTAAAGCAGCCATTAACGCTTACAAAAAGTAA